The following coding sequences lie in one Glycine soja cultivar W05 chromosome 16, ASM419377v2, whole genome shotgun sequence genomic window:
- the LOC114390589 gene encoding uncharacterized protein LOC114390589 has protein sequence MLEEIRSYIMRTMAARKVKLSGKPGPLCPVQYKRLEKEFHFANQWTPIWCGDNMGLRYEVHMWGNKVEVNLGEWTCTCGVWQLTGMPCRHAIATITHKGGKPKDMCHEWLSIEAYNKTYQHFIEPVQGPQYWAQTQYTHPVPPHKRVQRGRPKKNRRRSVDEDNVTGHKLKRKLAEFTCGRCGQTNHNIRSCKNIGVPVRPKKYVAPSTSNEDDHLLSQDELALNEAEEAAAHVQQDPVEINLSQPHLSQDSDMEVPATIVPPIARNKLAITRAKQRKVADKDDAEN, from the exons ATGCTTGAAGAAATTAGAAGTTATATCATGAGAACCATGGCTGCCCGCAAGGTTAAACTTTCTGGAAAACCTGGACCATTATGTCCAGTGCAGTATAAAAGACTAGAAAAAGAATTCCATTTTGCTAATCAATGGACTCCCATTTGGTGTGGTGATAACATGGGCCTGCGATATGAGGTCCACATGTGGGGGAATAAGGTTGAGGTCAATTTAGGTGAATGGACATGCACTTGTGGAGTATGGCAACTAACAG GGATGCCATGCCGACATGCCATTGCAACAATAACTCACAAAGGAGGGAAGCCTAAGGACATGTGTCATGAGTGGCTGTCAATAGAAGCTTATAATAAGACATACCAGCATTTTATTGAACCAGTCCAAGGACCACAATATTGGGCCCAGACACAATATACACACCCTGTTCCACCACATAAAAGGGTCCAAAGAGGAAGgccaaagaaaaatagaaggagATCTGTAGATGAGGACAATGTCACAGGACATAAGCTAAAGAGGAAATTGGCTGAGTTTACATGTGGAAGGTGTGGCCAAACTAATCATAACATTAGAAGCTGTAAAAATATTGGAGTTCCTGTTAGGCCAAAGAAATATGTTGCACCATCAACTTCAAATGAGGATGACCACCTATTATCTCAAGATGAACTAGCTTTGAATGAGGCTGAAGAAGCTGCTGCTCATGTTCAACAAGATCCGGTGGAGATTAATTTATCTCAGCCTCATTTGTCACAAGATAGTGACATGGAG GTCCCTGCAACTATTGTTCCACCAATAGCAAGGAATAAGCTAGCCATAACAAGAGCCAAACAAAGGAAGGTTGCTGATAAAGATGATGCAGAAAACTGA